The proteins below come from a single Edaphobacter acidisoli genomic window:
- a CDS encoding tetratricopeptide repeat protein, which produces MSQAAVTDVNVRQAMEQGADAIKAGNASEAVTDYTAVTHALPEFAEGYLDLGLALEQTGQLAMAHDALERSLQLKPGLRGANLFLGIIAYRQDRYKDAEASLLRETHDDPRDAKAFMWLGVCYLAENNPKAAIAPLDRAYLLDPKDEDILYHRGHAYLLMANASYAEMFKLNEDSMRVHQVLGEAYATGYRTEQAIWEFELAVKMAPNQPGLHEELADQYWIAGQMDKAAIAYRDELRIDPYSTTSKFKLGSLLVLRQSPQEGVDLLNQALRADPTLNDAHYYLGSGLMNLGRDQDAIQEFQRAIAADAGNGRAISSYYKLARLYRKLGDTQAADDAMQNFLRMKSQIAARQDRHTAQITRDRASLPVDDAESTTASTDH; this is translated from the coding sequence CACGGCCGTGACGCATGCTCTTCCGGAGTTTGCGGAAGGATATCTGGATCTTGGTCTGGCACTCGAACAGACGGGCCAACTCGCGATGGCTCACGATGCACTGGAGAGATCGTTACAGTTGAAGCCTGGACTTCGCGGCGCAAACCTCTTTCTTGGCATTATTGCGTATCGTCAGGATCGCTACAAAGATGCGGAGGCCAGTTTATTGCGAGAGACCCACGATGATCCACGTGATGCAAAGGCGTTTATGTGGCTGGGTGTCTGTTATCTGGCTGAGAATAACCCGAAGGCCGCGATTGCTCCTCTCGACAGAGCATACTTGCTGGATCCAAAGGATGAGGATATTTTGTATCACCGCGGTCACGCGTACCTGCTGATGGCCAACGCCTCGTATGCTGAGATGTTTAAGCTCAACGAGGATTCAATGCGCGTTCATCAAGTACTAGGCGAAGCATATGCAACTGGCTATCGGACTGAACAGGCCATCTGGGAGTTCGAGCTGGCCGTAAAGATGGCTCCAAACCAGCCGGGACTTCATGAGGAACTTGCCGATCAGTATTGGATCGCGGGCCAGATGGACAAGGCGGCTATAGCTTATCGCGATGAGCTCCGCATTGATCCCTATTCGACTACTTCCAAGTTCAAACTGGGTAGCCTGCTCGTGCTTAGACAGAGTCCACAGGAGGGAGTGGACTTGCTCAATCAGGCATTGCGCGCAGATCCAACATTGAACGACGCTCACTATTATCTGGGAAGCGGATTAATGAATCTCGGACGCGATCAGGACGCAATTCAGGAGTTCCAGCGGGCAATAGCTGCAGACGCTGGTAATGGCCGAGCCATCAGTTCGTACTATAAGTTGGCCAGGCTTTATCGAAAGCTTGGAGATACGCAAGCTGCCGATGATGCGATGCAGAACTTCCTGCGGATGAAGAGTCAGATTGCCGCACGGCAGGACCGCCATACAGCACAAATAACACGAGACCGGGCATCGCTTCCTGTTGATGATGCAGAGAGTACAACGGCCTCGACGGACCACTAA
- a CDS encoding TonB-dependent receptor, which yields MNFSEFATRAFAARRTVRRPTIWLVLLLAFAALATPVRAQLDTGGIAGVVTDPDGKVVQSAQITATENATGTTYSATSSSAGYYVFPSLHTGIYKVTVSAPGFRTVVYNGVRVSIGARTAQDAVLTVGSTTESVSVSAAALTLETQTSEIDDTISPEQVQYLPLQVSGTLRSLSTLEFLVPGAVGPGTSSGGSGFQMTKINGGQEEGTDYLIDGITTNRMENGSGSFDIVAPSVEAVSEFHIDLSGLPANLGNTTGGLANYNSKSGSNQYHGAVFNFYKNAALDGNNWFNNGYLAETPLSNTAVRKSLQRPPDTKNDYGVSLGGPVRIPRLYNGTDKSFFFFGWEQLHYSTGSSVTSLIPTPTELGSNGQYFDFSSTLGGVIPGASDACNSVLYYGEIFDPTTEKTVNGQACRMPFSVNGQLNTIPMTRESEVAKAVLQYLPTPNLSGGTNNYVYDTQDQHNETVYSLRLDQNLTASHKIWGLYSSRQNTDMGNGLNLPAPINSAGGGVTNQLGKLFRLGWDWTISPNLINSMTFGTNRSNNYNLSRAANMNTEWDSKLGIANGSGPVFPGFVFVGSPYPGFGQNIGSQDVDSLIALHDEVHWQHGAHSFTFGGEAQYHQYSFVSKIGGTCSGNAGCFSFWDNQTASDTTYWGQDGNSFAAFLIGQAGTANAISQLHAPRWIMHYGALFAQDDWKIRKNLTLNLGLRWDYTTPRHEADGDTAIMDMNAPNSAADNLPGALVFAGKGAGRNGNVDETWARTWYKDFAPRVGFAWQVIPKDVLRGSTGIYYGPLVYADFGQGTMQGFTVNQTLFTADPMSGPQVDAGLPVLPSTPDLDPTQSNTQGVDSIEPTFGRPSMVQTWTLENQYEITPDLLVSVGYLGMHSTRLHGLIDYPNDIPLKDLAMGTCLQWWAAAPCPNGFNSPPLQPYSNFFNEWGSQVWAEQALRPFPQYGYINEDSYLQNVGQSSYNALEAKLERRFHNGLNVLASYTFSKTLTDADAIQPYYSTLQNQGGTQNPYDHKAEKAVSNEDIPQNFVLSYVYELPVGRGKALLGNAPKPVNAVIGGWRVSGVHRYMSGQPISFWGANGIPGFDNGIRPNRVAGQGVRRSGSFNPFTFINDGNTGYDHSSGACSTGYWNCAFVADPNPSPGVNVPYQFGNMPRNSADIRSFGFYDEDLGISKTFPIRESIHAEFSGQMFNAFNRHAFNKPDSGVQDTNFGQVGSTLLGPRNIQFVLRVTY from the coding sequence ATGAATTTTTCTGAATTCGCAACACGGGCATTTGCGGCCCGTAGAACAGTGCGCCGACCGACAATCTGGCTGGTTCTGCTGCTTGCGTTTGCAGCGCTGGCTACACCCGTGCGCGCGCAGCTAGATACAGGCGGGATCGCCGGAGTGGTAACTGACCCTGATGGGAAGGTGGTGCAAAGTGCGCAAATCACTGCTACGGAGAATGCTACCGGCACGACTTATTCCGCTACGAGCTCAAGTGCAGGCTACTATGTGTTCCCGTCACTTCATACGGGGATATACAAGGTGACGGTCAGTGCTCCCGGCTTTAGAACGGTGGTCTATAACGGAGTTCGGGTCTCTATTGGCGCACGTACTGCGCAGGACGCTGTACTCACGGTAGGGTCGACTACAGAATCGGTCAGTGTGAGCGCAGCGGCACTGACGCTGGAAACACAGACGTCGGAGATCGACGACACCATTTCTCCTGAGCAGGTCCAATACCTGCCCTTGCAGGTAAGCGGCACACTTCGGTCACTCTCGACTCTGGAGTTTCTTGTACCTGGAGCAGTCGGGCCGGGCACGTCGTCTGGTGGCTCAGGCTTTCAGATGACAAAGATTAACGGCGGACAAGAAGAGGGCACGGACTATCTGATTGACGGCATCACGACCAATCGCATGGAGAATGGCTCGGGAAGTTTCGATATCGTTGCGCCCTCGGTCGAGGCAGTGAGCGAGTTTCATATCGATCTCTCCGGCCTTCCGGCAAACCTTGGCAACACTACGGGCGGGCTTGCTAATTACAACTCAAAGAGCGGAAGTAACCAGTACCACGGCGCGGTGTTCAACTTTTACAAAAACGCCGCACTGGATGGTAACAACTGGTTCAACAATGGCTATCTCGCCGAGACACCTTTGAGTAATACCGCTGTTCGAAAGAGCCTGCAGCGGCCTCCCGATACTAAAAATGATTACGGCGTTTCGCTTGGTGGACCGGTTCGTATTCCTAGGCTCTATAACGGAACAGACAAGAGCTTCTTCTTCTTTGGGTGGGAGCAGCTCCACTACAGCACTGGATCGTCTGTGACAAGTCTGATCCCAACTCCAACTGAGTTGGGAAGCAACGGGCAGTACTTTGATTTCAGTTCCACACTTGGCGGCGTCATTCCAGGGGCCTCGGATGCATGTAATTCGGTGCTCTATTACGGAGAGATATTCGATCCTACGACAGAAAAAACCGTCAATGGTCAAGCGTGCCGCATGCCATTTTCAGTCAATGGACAACTCAACACAATCCCCATGACCCGCGAGAGTGAGGTGGCCAAGGCGGTGCTTCAGTATCTGCCAACGCCGAATCTGTCGGGCGGAACAAATAATTATGTCTATGACACGCAAGATCAGCATAATGAAACCGTCTATAGTCTCCGGCTCGACCAGAACCTGACTGCCAGCCATAAGATCTGGGGTCTCTATAGCTCCCGTCAGAATACGGACATGGGGAATGGCCTCAATTTGCCGGCCCCAATCAACTCGGCTGGTGGGGGAGTTACTAATCAACTTGGCAAGCTCTTCCGTCTTGGATGGGATTGGACTATCAGCCCGAATCTCATCAATTCGATGACATTCGGCACTAACAGGTCGAATAACTACAACCTCTCTCGTGCGGCGAACATGAACACGGAATGGGATAGCAAACTGGGTATCGCTAATGGTAGTGGTCCCGTCTTCCCCGGATTTGTATTTGTCGGCAGTCCGTATCCAGGATTTGGCCAGAATATCGGCAGCCAGGATGTGGATAGCCTGATTGCTTTGCATGATGAGGTCCACTGGCAGCATGGCGCACACAGCTTCACGTTCGGCGGGGAGGCACAATATCACCAATATTCCTTCGTCAGTAAGATCGGCGGTACGTGCAGCGGTAATGCGGGCTGCTTCAGCTTCTGGGACAATCAAACTGCATCTGATACAACGTACTGGGGGCAGGATGGCAACTCATTCGCAGCCTTTCTCATCGGTCAGGCGGGTACGGCCAATGCAATCTCTCAGCTTCATGCTCCGCGCTGGATCATGCACTACGGCGCGCTGTTTGCGCAGGACGATTGGAAGATTCGCAAGAATCTGACACTGAACCTCGGTCTGCGCTGGGATTACACCACGCCGCGTCACGAAGCCGATGGCGACACGGCGATCATGGACATGAATGCTCCCAACAGCGCAGCTGACAATCTTCCCGGTGCCCTGGTCTTTGCAGGAAAGGGCGCTGGACGTAATGGGAATGTCGACGAGACCTGGGCGCGGACATGGTACAAGGACTTTGCACCACGGGTGGGATTTGCCTGGCAAGTGATTCCCAAAGACGTTCTCCGTGGAAGTACTGGCATCTACTATGGCCCTCTCGTCTATGCCGATTTTGGCCAAGGGACTATGCAGGGTTTCACGGTCAATCAGACGCTCTTCACTGCTGATCCGATGTCAGGCCCGCAAGTGGACGCTGGACTTCCAGTGTTACCCTCCACGCCGGATCTCGATCCTACCCAGTCGAATACTCAGGGGGTGGACAGTATTGAGCCAACCTTCGGACGTCCTTCGATGGTGCAGACGTGGACGCTCGAAAATCAGTATGAAATTACTCCCGATCTGCTTGTTTCAGTCGGTTATCTGGGGATGCACTCGACCCGTCTTCACGGCCTGATCGACTATCCAAATGACATCCCATTGAAGGACCTGGCGATGGGTACCTGCCTGCAATGGTGGGCTGCTGCTCCTTGCCCCAATGGCTTCAACTCACCGCCGCTTCAGCCCTATTCGAACTTCTTCAACGAATGGGGTTCGCAGGTATGGGCAGAGCAGGCACTAAGACCATTTCCTCAATATGGTTACATCAACGAGGACAGCTATCTCCAAAATGTTGGCCAGTCGAGCTACAACGCACTTGAGGCCAAACTGGAGCGGCGCTTCCACAACGGCCTGAATGTGCTGGCTTCCTATACCTTCTCAAAGACGCTCACTGATGCGGACGCTATTCAGCCGTACTACAGCACGCTGCAGAACCAGGGAGGCACGCAGAACCCCTACGATCACAAGGCGGAGAAGGCTGTTAGCAATGAAGACATTCCGCAGAACTTCGTTCTCAGCTACGTCTATGAACTGCCTGTGGGTCGTGGTAAGGCGTTACTGGGTAATGCTCCCAAGCCGGTCAATGCAGTCATCGGTGGCTGGAGAGTCAGTGGTGTGCATCGTTATATGAGTGGCCAACCCATCAGCTTCTGGGGAGCCAATGGGATTCCAGGCTTCGATAACGGTATCCGCCCGAATCGTGTGGCTGGCCAAGGGGTACGCCGTTCAGGCAGCTTCAATCCTTTCACATTCATCAACGATGGAAATACCGGTTACGATCACTCGTCTGGGGCTTGCTCTACCGGCTATTGGAACTGCGCGTTTGTGGCAGATCCTAATCCCAGTCCAGGCGTGAATGTGCCGTATCAGTTTGGCAATATGCCGCGCAACTCTGCTGATATCCGTAGCTTCGGATTCTATGATGAAGACCTCGGCATCAGTAAAACCTTTCCAATCCGGGAGAGCATCCATGCCGAATTCAGCGGTCAGATGTTCAACGCATTCAATCGTCATGCTTTCAATAAACCGGATTCGGGGGTGCAGGACACGAACTTTGGTCAGGTAGGTAGTACGCTACTGGGGCCAAGAAATATCCAATTTGTGTTGAGAGTTACCTACTGA
- a CDS encoding family 43 glycosylhydrolase yields the protein MGTLTEVNDSYIYTLANAAASGSNLSISSQSQTAGTVLSQQTASGAGAEIDWHFIPMGSGQYNVENMLTHQVMGVSNASTSAGAQVVEWADNGTADHLWEFYLLSDGNYLIKNVNSGLYLESVSSRSVDQGTRATSGAGCNCQEWTLTSTGSSPYPDPSGVNVSYSSPDSSSTGIHDPSMAQVGGMYNLFSTHGLLHEHQSSDLVNFSDGGYALSSLPAWTNAFTGGSGDLWAPDVSIHNGEVWLYYAASTFGSTQSGIGLAVSPNGQPGSFVDSGAAIYVSSNCSGSNAIDPASVVDFAGNAWLVFGSWSSGIQIIPVSTTTGVPTGAACTQLADHPSGTGIEGAYVYPYGGYYYLFASIDTCCNGVSSTYRIIVGRAASVMGPYTDRGGIPLTQGGGTILLSSHSNINGPGGESVFTGASGAVLVYHYYDGNNGGSPALGLNQLGWTSDGWPYVK from the coding sequence ATGGGTACGCTGACTGAAGTGAACGATAGCTATATCTACACTCTTGCTAACGCAGCGGCCAGTGGATCGAACCTGAGTATCTCGAGTCAAAGCCAAACCGCTGGCACAGTGCTGTCGCAACAAACGGCCAGCGGTGCAGGAGCGGAGATCGATTGGCACTTCATCCCGATGGGCAGTGGCCAGTACAACGTGGAGAATATGCTGACACATCAGGTTATGGGCGTTAGCAACGCTTCCACGTCAGCCGGAGCGCAGGTGGTTGAATGGGCCGACAACGGAACGGCCGATCATCTCTGGGAGTTCTATCTACTTTCCGATGGAAATTACCTCATCAAAAACGTCAACAGCGGACTCTATCTGGAATCTGTTTCATCGCGTAGTGTTGATCAGGGCACCCGCGCAACCAGCGGCGCTGGCTGCAACTGTCAGGAATGGACGTTGACCTCGACGGGCAGTTCTCCTTACCCGGATCCAAGTGGTGTCAACGTTTCCTATTCATCACCGGATTCATCGTCCACTGGTATTCATGATCCATCTATGGCGCAGGTGGGAGGAATGTACAACCTCTTCTCGACTCATGGGCTTCTCCATGAGCACCAATCTTCAGATCTCGTCAACTTTTCTGATGGGGGGTATGCTCTTTCATCGCTGCCGGCGTGGACCAACGCGTTCACCGGCGGCAGCGGCGATCTTTGGGCACCTGATGTCTCAATCCACAATGGTGAGGTATGGCTTTATTACGCTGCTTCCACATTCGGCAGCACTCAGTCCGGCATCGGTCTGGCGGTGAGTCCCAACGGTCAACCGGGCTCTTTTGTCGACTCGGGAGCAGCAATATATGTGTCTTCGAACTGCTCCGGCTCCAATGCGATTGATCCTGCTTCAGTTGTCGATTTCGCAGGAAATGCATGGCTCGTTTTTGGGTCGTGGTCAAGCGGGATTCAAATTATTCCAGTTAGCACCACCACAGGTGTTCCTACTGGCGCAGCATGCACACAGTTGGCTGACCATCCATCCGGCACCGGAATCGAAGGTGCTTATGTTTATCCGTACGGAGGGTACTACTATCTCTTTGCTTCGATTGACACCTGTTGCAATGGCGTAAGCAGCACCTACCGCATTATTGTCGGCCGCGCCGCTTCTGTGATGGGACCCTATACAGACCGTGGTGGTATTCCACTCACACAGGGCGGAGGAACGATCCTGCTCAGCTCGCACAGCAATATTAATGGTCCTGGGGGGGAGAGCGTCTTTACTGGCGCGTCAGGGGCTGTGCTCGTCTACCACTACTACGACGGAAACAATGGCGGCTCACCTGCCCTTGGATTGAATCAGCTCGGTTGGACGTCGGATGGCTGGCCCTATGTCAAATAA
- a CDS encoding arabinan endo-1,5-alpha-L-arabinosidase — translation MTLVLDARGEAQRGLRAQIRDKIVDAMCVQRWWIAFAAVAAFAGLSCYVPAQKPQALQLSGDYWGAHDPSIIKAGDTWYVFATGKARDGGQFQIRCSTDLHAWSLCGHVFNEIPDWIQQESPGTKELWAPDISFEGGEYRLYYAFSLFAKNTSGIALATNKTLDRSSPAYKWIDRGLVLRSTVADDFNAIDPNFVMDEHHRAWLAFGSFWGGIKLRRLNDTTGLASRHKLYSLATRFRPPDPSPAKPGLPPDWQAIEAPFIVHHGGYYYLFVSWDLCCRGTHSSYRTLVGRSRKITGPYVDKSGTSMMRGGGTPLLSTDRHWVGPGGESVLLQPSGQDIIVFHAYDAHTGVPALQISTLVWRDDWPNSVLEQ, via the coding sequence TTGACCCTTGTACTTGATGCTCGTGGTGAGGCACAGCGTGGATTGCGTGCACAGATTCGCGACAAAATAGTCGATGCAATGTGTGTCCAACGATGGTGGATCGCCTTCGCGGCAGTAGCCGCATTCGCCGGGCTCTCCTGCTATGTGCCTGCACAGAAACCGCAGGCACTTCAGCTCTCGGGTGATTACTGGGGCGCGCATGATCCGTCCATCATCAAAGCCGGGGACACGTGGTATGTGTTCGCCACTGGAAAAGCTCGCGACGGTGGTCAATTTCAGATTCGCTGTTCCACTGACCTCCATGCATGGAGCCTTTGCGGACATGTATTCAATGAGATTCCTGATTGGATACAGCAAGAGAGCCCAGGGACCAAAGAGCTATGGGCGCCGGACATCTCCTTTGAAGGTGGGGAGTACCGTCTTTACTATGCGTTTTCTCTCTTTGCCAAGAATACTTCCGGCATAGCGCTGGCAACGAACAAGACGCTGGACCGATCCAGCCCCGCCTATAAATGGATCGACCGAGGCCTCGTATTGCGCTCAACTGTCGCCGATGACTTCAACGCGATCGACCCAAATTTTGTAATGGACGAACATCATCGTGCATGGCTTGCATTCGGAAGCTTCTGGGGCGGGATTAAATTGCGACGTCTGAACGACACGACAGGGCTTGCTAGTCGTCACAAGCTGTATTCATTGGCAACTCGATTTCGTCCGCCGGACCCATCGCCAGCAAAACCGGGACTGCCTCCCGATTGGCAGGCCATCGAAGCACCGTTTATCGTTCACCATGGCGGTTACTACTATTTGTTTGTTTCCTGGGATCTCTGCTGCCGTGGAACTCATAGCAGCTACCGAACATTAGTGGGCCGTTCCAGGAAAATCACCGGTCCATATGTCGACAAGAGCGGTACCTCAATGATGCGAGGAGGAGGCACGCCGTTGTTGAGTACCGACCGCCACTGGGTCGGACCAGGAGGCGAATCGGTGCTACTACAGCCATCTGGCCAGGACATTATTGTCTTTCACGCTTATGATGCGCACACCGGAGTTCCTGCTCTTCAGATTTCCACTCTGGTTTGGCGCGATGATTGGCCGAACTCGGTATTGGAGCAATAG
- a CDS encoding response regulator, translated as MPEIRILLVDDHSLFRESLTRLLETSAVFQLVAHCATVSDALARLSTNEIDVILLDYDLGEDSGLHLLAELKQCSSRARVLMVTAGLSDEATLQVIEAGAAGIFLKQGNPEQLIAAIKLVASGGTWLDAAAVQSIISGQGAHSKQLNRTHSLTSRQSEVLRGILDGLANKEIAWKLNTSESSVKAVIQELFHKAGVRTRSQLVRIAIEKHSSDWLHPR; from the coding sequence ATGCCTGAAATCCGTATCTTGTTGGTGGATGATCACAGCCTCTTTCGCGAGAGCTTGACCCGCCTGCTCGAAACATCAGCGGTTTTTCAATTGGTCGCTCATTGTGCGACTGTGTCTGACGCTCTGGCCAGATTATCCACCAACGAGATAGATGTTATCCTTCTCGATTACGATCTCGGAGAGGACTCAGGCCTACATCTTTTAGCAGAATTGAAGCAGTGCTCGAGCCGCGCCAGAGTGCTAATGGTCACCGCAGGCCTATCAGACGAAGCAACGCTTCAGGTGATCGAAGCAGGCGCTGCCGGTATCTTTCTCAAGCAAGGCAATCCAGAACAACTAATTGCTGCTATCAAATTAGTAGCAAGCGGGGGCACTTGGTTGGATGCTGCTGCAGTTCAGAGCATCATTTCCGGACAGGGAGCACATTCAAAGCAATTGAACCGTACTCATTCTCTAACTTCACGGCAAAGTGAGGTCCTACGAGGTATCCTAGATGGACTCGCGAACAAGGAAATCGCCTGGAAACTTAATACATCTGAGAGCTCGGTGAAAGCCGTAATCCAAGAGCTCTTCCATAAAGCAGGCGTTAGAACTCGTAGTCAATTGGTAAGAATCGCCATCGAAAAACACTCCTCCGATTGGCTTCACCCTAGATAG
- a CDS encoding ATP-binding protein has translation MAIALLDWRVVGEIPLGFLYLLPMAMIGSVLSSWQIALAAMFCTLLAENFDDLAWSLRTGTTRDVLYAAAFTGVGLFVREINRNRKMTMEHLDEIEHQSEARKEAEEQLRVLIESSPAAIITADANSAVLMANEAAHRMLGVRQGELQGRAIYRYLPSLRNISSPDTLQQLFRTVMQARAQREDGETFLADICFSTYRTNAGLRLAVMVLDASEEFRTHEVSGLHQLMLGSRIVIGAMSHEIRNVCGAITAVHQNLSREPLLAGNQDFEALGNLISALGSIANFNLRQTADQATEVDLIALLDELRIIISPSLSDENIATQWNVEPFLPLVWADRSSLMQVFLNLITNSIRALSEHSAGTLRINARTEANHIVIEVADNGGGVKHPEHLFHPFQNGVASTGLGLYLSRAFLHSFGGEIRYRSLPSGACFVISLNSAAMPTEVHNA, from the coding sequence TTGGCGATTGCTTTACTTGATTGGCGAGTTGTAGGTGAAATCCCTTTAGGTTTTCTTTACCTCCTCCCTATGGCAATGATTGGCTCCGTTTTAAGCTCTTGGCAAATTGCTTTGGCCGCTATGTTCTGCACTCTCCTCGCAGAAAACTTCGACGATCTAGCATGGAGCCTACGTACTGGAACCACACGCGATGTTCTCTATGCTGCAGCCTTCACTGGCGTTGGGCTGTTTGTACGCGAGATTAACCGCAATCGCAAAATGACGATGGAACATCTCGATGAGATCGAGCACCAGAGCGAAGCACGAAAGGAAGCAGAAGAACAGCTACGGGTCTTGATTGAAAGCAGCCCAGCAGCCATCATCACGGCCGATGCAAATAGTGCGGTACTTATGGCCAATGAAGCTGCCCACCGCATGTTGGGTGTTCGCCAGGGAGAGCTTCAGGGCAGAGCTATCTATCGCTATCTGCCTTCGCTACGAAACATCTCCAGTCCTGACACACTACAGCAGCTATTCCGCACCGTCATGCAGGCACGCGCTCAACGTGAAGATGGCGAGACATTCCTTGCCGATATTTGCTTTTCGACCTACCGCACGAATGCAGGGTTGCGTCTGGCAGTCATGGTGCTCGATGCGTCCGAAGAGTTTAGAACACATGAGGTATCTGGCCTTCATCAATTAATGCTCGGATCACGCATTGTCATAGGAGCCATGTCTCATGAAATCCGTAACGTCTGCGGTGCCATTACGGCAGTCCATCAAAACCTGTCTCGTGAACCTCTGCTTGCTGGCAACCAAGACTTCGAAGCTCTGGGGAACTTGATCTCAGCACTTGGAAGTATCGCAAATTTTAATCTGCGACAAACGGCAGATCAGGCAACCGAAGTCGATCTGATCGCATTACTAGATGAACTTCGAATTATTATCTCCCCTTCTCTTAGCGATGAAAATATTGCAACCCAATGGAATGTAGAGCCATTTCTTCCGCTCGTATGGGCCGATCGGTCAAGCCTGATGCAGGTGTTTCTGAACCTGATCACTAACAGCATTCGTGCGCTTTCCGAACACTCGGCGGGGACCCTTCGCATCAACGCAAGAACTGAAGCAAATCACATTGTTATAGAAGTTGCAGACAACGGGGGCGGGGTAAAACATCCGGAACACCTCTTTCACCCTTTTCAGAACGGCGTAGCATCTACCGGGCTGGGACTTTATCTATCACGCGCGTTTCTGCACTCTTTTGGTGGAGAGATTCGTTATAGATCCCTACCTTCAGGAGCATGCTTTGTGATTAGTCTGAATTCTGCGGCAATGCCAACTGAGGTCCACAATGCCTGA
- a CDS encoding TolC family protein, with the protein MRTIRYLVRAVSVPALMGLLFGCCLSASAQQGLTWDQVKAKFETGNPTLKADAANVDEMKANEVTAYLRPNPQFTLSTDGTQITPYHGVWQPLVGTQIQTAFSYLHERDHKRELRLKSAQQGTQIASSQHKDLERNLLFTLRAVFVQTLEAKSVVALSREELAYYDHIIKISQDRFQAGDLARIDLDRIELQRVQYESDLATAEVNLRTAKIQMLQLLNDKTPVDQFDVEGPFVFQDQLQPLGTFRQIALTNRPDLQAALEGLQQAQTNHKLAVANGSTDPTFSGWWTYNPSFNNPYAHETLGLSVSIPLRIFDRNQGEKLRTQIDIDRNQQLADASRAQLFSDVDSAYAQVSSNLTLLRPYKTQYLTQALYVRDTETYAWQHGGASLMDFLNAQSDYRNVQMAYLQLVGSYLTAAAQLNLSVAQEVIQ; encoded by the coding sequence ATGCGAACGATTCGATATCTTGTCCGGGCAGTGAGCGTCCCAGCCTTGATGGGCCTTCTGTTTGGGTGCTGTTTGAGCGCTTCGGCGCAACAGGGGCTGACTTGGGATCAAGTTAAGGCTAAGTTCGAGACAGGTAATCCCACGCTGAAGGCAGATGCAGCCAACGTGGACGAGATGAAGGCTAATGAGGTAACAGCATATCTGCGGCCGAATCCTCAATTTACCCTCTCGACAGATGGTACGCAGATCACCCCGTATCATGGAGTTTGGCAACCACTGGTTGGTACTCAGATCCAAACTGCATTTAGCTATCTGCATGAGCGCGACCACAAGCGGGAACTTCGTCTTAAGAGTGCTCAGCAGGGTACACAGATTGCCTCCTCACAACACAAAGACCTTGAGCGAAACCTGTTGTTCACGTTGCGCGCCGTGTTTGTGCAGACGTTGGAAGCGAAATCGGTTGTTGCTCTTTCCCGCGAGGAATTAGCCTATTACGACCACATTATCAAGATCAGCCAAGATCGGTTCCAGGCCGGCGATCTCGCGCGCATTGATTTAGATCGGATTGAATTGCAGCGCGTGCAATACGAGTCTGATCTTGCGACGGCCGAGGTCAACTTACGGACAGCAAAGATCCAGATGTTGCAGCTTCTCAATGACAAGACGCCAGTGGATCAGTTTGATGTTGAGGGTCCCTTCGTTTTCCAAGATCAACTGCAACCGCTTGGGACGTTTCGTCAGATTGCGCTAACAAACCGGCCGGATCTACAAGCTGCACTCGAAGGTTTGCAGCAGGCACAGACAAATCACAAGCTAGCAGTTGCCAACGGATCCACGGACCCCACCTTCAGTGGCTGGTGGACTTACAATCCGTCCTTCAATAATCCGTATGCCCACGAGACCTTGGGGCTCAGCGTCAGCATTCCCTTACGTATCTTTGACCGTAACCAAGGCGAAAAGCTGCGCACGCAGATCGACATTGACCGCAACCAGCAACTGGCCGATGCCTCGCGCGCACAGCTTTTCAGCGACGTGGACTCTGCCTATGCACAGGTGAGCAGCAATCTGACGCTGCTGCGGCCTTATAAAACGCAGTATCTTACACAAGCATTGTATGTCCGCGACACCGAGACTTATGCCTGGCAGCATGGGGGAGCATCATTGATGGATTTTCTAAATGCACAGAGCGACTATCGTAATGTTCAGATGGCATATCTGCAGCTGGTAGGTTCTTATCTGACAGCAGCTGCGCAGCTGAATCTCTCTGTAGCTCAGGAGGTGATTCAGTGA